Proteins from one Pseudarthrobacter sp. BIM B-2242 genomic window:
- a CDS encoding alkaline phosphatase family protein, whose translation MPVSGKTSASAAPFEGITRPQNLPSAPAFGQRSVAEVLTSAAASLGVPGFTNTLGLPPASRVCVVLADGLGRNLLKQKSAHTPFLRGVMQAGQGEIPVWLDSTFPSTTAAALASFGTGLPPGQHGMVGYDVLDPDQDKVVNMLGNWDAKVDPGTWQPFPTVFERAAETVSVTTVSLPQFGNSPMTQAALRGGEFVSAVTSHARTAAAAEAMAAAGPALMYFYVNELDKAGHRHGCQSEQWEHQLEELDATVKRLSTSLPAGTTILLTADHGMLDVPEQQRIDYAADTSLIEGVRHTAGEPRMVHLYLEDPADAAGRERLLQAWRARFGDRIWAFTRDEAIAGGLFGPLRPAVGPRIGDVMIAARDALALYDTRRVRPAAMEVVGQHGSLTKAEREVPFLCFTAEGKARGR comes from the coding sequence ATGCCGGTTTCAGGAAAAACAAGCGCTTCCGCAGCCCCCTTCGAAGGAATCACTCGGCCACAGAACCTGCCGTCCGCTCCCGCGTTCGGGCAACGTTCCGTCGCTGAGGTCCTGACCAGCGCCGCGGCAAGCCTCGGCGTCCCGGGATTCACCAACACCCTTGGCCTGCCGCCGGCGTCGCGCGTCTGCGTGGTCCTGGCCGACGGCCTCGGCCGGAACCTGCTGAAGCAGAAGTCCGCCCACACACCCTTCCTGCGCGGCGTGATGCAGGCGGGGCAGGGTGAAATCCCCGTGTGGCTGGACTCCACGTTCCCGTCCACCACGGCCGCGGCCCTGGCCAGTTTCGGCACCGGGCTCCCGCCCGGCCAGCACGGCATGGTGGGCTACGACGTCCTGGACCCGGACCAGGACAAAGTGGTCAACATGCTGGGCAACTGGGACGCCAAAGTCGACCCCGGTACCTGGCAGCCCTTCCCCACAGTGTTCGAGCGCGCCGCTGAGACCGTCAGCGTGACCACCGTCAGCCTGCCGCAGTTCGGCAACTCGCCCATGACCCAGGCGGCCCTCCGGGGCGGGGAATTTGTGTCCGCCGTGACGTCCCACGCCCGCACCGCGGCCGCCGCCGAAGCCATGGCTGCGGCCGGTCCGGCGCTGATGTACTTCTACGTCAACGAACTGGACAAGGCAGGACACCGCCACGGCTGCCAGTCCGAACAGTGGGAACACCAGCTCGAAGAGCTCGACGCCACGGTCAAACGGCTCAGCACGTCGCTTCCTGCCGGCACCACCATCCTGCTCACCGCGGACCACGGCATGCTGGACGTACCGGAACAGCAACGGATCGACTACGCGGCTGACACCTCACTCATCGAAGGCGTGCGGCATACCGCTGGGGAACCGCGGATGGTGCACCTCTACCTGGAGGACCCTGCCGATGCTGCGGGCCGTGAACGGCTCCTGCAGGCCTGGCGGGCGCGCTTCGGCGACAGGATCTGGGCCTTCACCCGGGATGAAGCCATCGCCGGCGGACTGTTTGGGCCGCTGCGCCCGGCCGTCGGCCCCCGGATTGGTGACGTGATGATCGCCGCCCGGGACGCCCTGGCCCTTTACGACACGCGCCGGGTCCGGCCTGCCGCCATGGAAGTGGTGGGCCAGCACGGCTCGCTGACCAAAGCCGAACGCGAAGTTCCGTTCCTGTGCTTCACCGCCGAAGGCAAGGCCCGGGGACGCTAA
- a CDS encoding DUF4193 domain-containing protein — translation MATDYDAPRKSEEDLNEDSLEELKSRRTDKPTAVVEEDETDLAAGYELPGADLSGEELLVTVIPPQPDEFTCASCFLVRHRSQIAREKDGHFYCRECES, via the coding sequence ATGGCCACCGACTACGATGCGCCACGCAAATCTGAAGAAGACCTCAACGAGGATTCCCTGGAGGAACTGAAGTCCCGGCGGACAGACAAACCGACGGCAGTAGTGGAAGAGGACGAAACCGACCTCGCCGCAGGCTACGAGCTTCCCGGAGCCGACCTCTCCGGCGAGGAACTGCTGGTCACGGTGATCCCGCCGCAGCCCGACGAATTCACCTGCGCGTCATGCTTCCTGGTCCGTCACCGCTCACAGATCGCCAGGGAAAAGGACGGCCACTTCTACTGCAGGGAATGTGAAAGCTGA
- a CDS encoding DUF5998 family protein — MSSQPSQSTPSTPGNDNQAPRPHSSHSHTPQAQTLDGALQKAGFYPRLVADVVDDALDGRECVAHLVHLETHFDRAEVRRHITVLVLTSDMLVITHVDDQQLDEAGEQIVAQISTESVPVAQIRSVVLSYMYSQPQDYKPSDPVREVTLAIAWSGGQRLDMGPASCGDPQCEADHGYSGTIAQEDIVLRISAEADGPQAVQDAKLFARALRAVNTGSTTPAPHSGQTLPPRPRTGVFGNRLSRGHQR; from the coding sequence ATGAGCTCACAGCCTTCCCAGTCGACGCCATCCACGCCCGGCAATGACAACCAGGCACCCCGACCCCACAGCTCACACAGCCACACGCCCCAGGCCCAGACCCTGGACGGCGCCCTCCAAAAGGCCGGCTTCTACCCGCGCCTGGTGGCCGACGTCGTAGACGACGCCCTGGACGGCCGCGAATGCGTGGCCCACCTGGTGCACCTCGAAACCCACTTTGACCGGGCCGAGGTCCGCCGCCACATCACCGTGCTGGTCCTCACGTCCGACATGCTGGTCATCACCCATGTGGACGATCAGCAGCTCGATGAAGCCGGCGAACAGATCGTCGCCCAGATCTCCACCGAGTCCGTACCCGTGGCCCAGATCCGCTCCGTGGTTCTCAGCTACATGTACTCCCAGCCGCAGGACTACAAGCCCTCGGACCCGGTCCGGGAGGTTACCCTCGCCATCGCCTGGTCCGGCGGCCAGCGGCTGGACATGGGACCCGCGAGTTGCGGCGATCCCCAGTGCGAGGCCGACCACGGCTACAGCGGCACCATTGCCCAGGAAGACATCGTCCTGCGCATCAGCGCCGAAGCGGACGGCCCCCAGGCAGTACAGGACGCCAAACTCTTCGCCCGCGCCCTGCGGGCCGTGAACACCGGCTCCACAACGCCGGCCCCGCACTCCGGCCAGACACTCCCGCCCCGCCCGCGCACAGGCGTGTTCGGCAACCGGCTCAGCCGCGGGCACCAGCGCTGA
- a CDS encoding DUF3093 domain-containing protein, with protein sequence MPESSSAAPVPNTPSAGTPAIFQERLWPNVWMWIIAAGVSSAGILVFAPITWAAGYTAAGVLFVIISVLLVVSTPSIVVTGDTLTVGRATIERRFIGAVETFREKEATAQRGTRLNGLAYLCIRGWIDPVVRIEITDPSDRTPYWLTSTRRPEELAAALTGK encoded by the coding sequence ATGCCCGAATCCAGTTCCGCCGCACCTGTCCCCAACACCCCTTCCGCCGGCACCCCGGCAATCTTCCAGGAAAGGCTGTGGCCAAACGTCTGGATGTGGATCATCGCGGCGGGCGTCTCGAGTGCGGGCATCCTTGTCTTCGCGCCCATCACCTGGGCAGCGGGCTATACAGCCGCTGGAGTGCTGTTCGTCATCATCTCCGTCCTGCTGGTGGTCTCCACCCCGAGCATCGTGGTTACCGGGGATACCCTGACCGTGGGCCGGGCCACCATCGAACGCCGCTTTATCGGCGCAGTGGAAACCTTTCGTGAGAAGGAAGCCACGGCCCAGCGCGGGACCAGGCTCAACGGCCTTGCCTACCTGTGCATCCGGGGCTGGATCGACCCCGTGGTGCGGATCGAGATTACCGACCCGTCCGACCGGACTCCGTACTGGCTGACCTCTACCCGGCGGCCCGAGGAACTTGCTGCCGCCCTGACCGGTAAGTAA
- the sepH gene encoding septation protein SepH: protein MQDLRLVGVHDDGVHLLLSGAGGEMFQLPIDEALRAASRSTAKAVSTAAPIAMSPRDIQARIRSGATAAEVAELSGLPLAKVERYEGPVQAEREYVAQQARKVEVASPSPGHDTYRSVFGENPATLNDMVNHRLAAHGIEPSTVQWDSWRRQDGSWTVAASFEPKKTGTAGIGEEPPALWTFSPARRALQNANRWAQQLSELEPLDGPVPARRLTAVSDRPFDFEADAEAAARNATGPQPVLQAAKESDGLLDMLRSRRGQRLGVDEDADDALALLLTHGVPAAHPRPSEVVAERPHTPVEDAARDTRDPAAGDGTESDNAAPAAALDPHTRKRDGRPSMLSRLSMIPPHRGHDDDHDNLKLHDGVSTDTREVTIVASPARPLPPGAPAEPPVESGQAGPSVGLDELLGGGSPRRAAYAAGPDESGSGDHYSADSDQPERQPAKPKRSTVPSWDEIVFGTKRE from the coding sequence ATGCAGGATCTACGGCTTGTAGGCGTGCACGACGACGGAGTGCATCTCCTGTTGAGCGGTGCCGGCGGCGAGATGTTCCAGCTGCCGATCGATGAAGCACTGCGGGCGGCCAGCCGGTCGACGGCGAAAGCCGTAAGCACGGCTGCGCCCATTGCCATGTCCCCGCGGGACATCCAGGCGCGGATCCGCAGCGGTGCCACCGCTGCGGAGGTGGCAGAGCTTTCGGGGCTTCCGCTCGCCAAGGTGGAGAGGTACGAGGGTCCGGTCCAGGCCGAACGGGAGTACGTGGCCCAGCAGGCGCGGAAGGTTGAAGTGGCATCGCCCTCGCCGGGTCATGACACGTACCGCTCCGTCTTTGGTGAGAACCCTGCCACGCTGAATGACATGGTCAACCACCGCCTCGCAGCCCACGGGATTGAACCGTCCACGGTGCAGTGGGACTCGTGGCGGCGGCAGGACGGCAGCTGGACTGTCGCGGCCAGCTTTGAGCCCAAGAAAACGGGCACGGCAGGCATCGGCGAGGAACCCCCGGCACTCTGGACGTTTAGCCCCGCCCGCAGGGCCCTGCAGAACGCCAACCGGTGGGCCCAGCAGCTCAGCGAACTGGAACCGTTGGACGGTCCTGTCCCCGCCCGCAGGCTGACGGCCGTCTCGGACCGGCCTTTTGACTTCGAAGCCGATGCCGAAGCGGCGGCCCGCAATGCCACCGGCCCGCAGCCCGTTCTCCAGGCCGCCAAGGAATCCGATGGGCTCCTGGACATGCTGCGCTCCCGCCGTGGCCAGCGCCTGGGTGTGGACGAGGATGCGGACGATGCCTTGGCGCTGCTGCTGACCCATGGTGTCCCCGCCGCGCATCCCCGCCCGTCTGAGGTTGTAGCCGAACGTCCACACACTCCGGTGGAGGACGCTGCACGGGACACCCGGGACCCGGCTGCCGGTGACGGCACCGAATCGGACAACGCGGCCCCGGCTGCCGCCCTGGATCCCCACACACGCAAGCGAGACGGCCGGCCGTCCATGCTGTCCCGCCTGAGCATGATTCCGCCGCACCGCGGACATGATGACGATCACGACAACCTGAAACTGCACGACGGCGTCAGTACCGACACACGGGAAGTCACCATTGTGGCGTCCCCGGCTCGTCCGCTTCCGCCGGGTGCCCCGGCTGAACCGCCCGTGGAATCCGGGCAGGCCGGTCCGAGCGTGGGCCTGGACGAACTGCTGGGCGGCGGAAGCCCCCGCCGGGCAGCCTATGCGGCCGGCCCCGACGAGTCCGGGTCCGGCGACCACTACAGCGCCGATTCGGACCAGCCGGAGAGGCAGCCGGCCAAGCCGAAGCGGTCAACAGTGCCCAGCTGGGATGAGATCGTCTTCGGGACCAAGCGGGAGTAG